A genomic segment from uncultured Desulfuromonas sp. encodes:
- a CDS encoding AEC family transporter, whose product MFFDIVEIVLPVFLVILLGWYLRRIHMIDEGFLAQVNRLVYYVCLPLLLFYKIATADFGQNFNASVVFATMACVFIGFVVSYAYAAWRRYPPEKLGTFAQGSFRGNLAYMGLAIVFNAHGDEGLTRASVLMGFLVPLYNLLAVSALLLPHRHAGGGRGWRFWSKQVIENPLILAACGGIAWSYFSLPLPVVIERGLNIATGMTLPLALLSLGGAFSLNRLRGDLVCAGMAMGTKLLWMPLLAYLLLHYLGVQGLDLQVGVLLSAAPTAMATFIMAQQMKGDAELAGSIVVMTTAMSSLSYTLILFLLRSYS is encoded by the coding sequence ATGTTTTTTGACATTGTTGAAATTGTCTTACCTGTCTTTTTGGTCATCCTCCTCGGCTGGTATCTGCGTCGTATCCACATGATCGACGAGGGATTCCTTGCCCAGGTTAATCGGCTAGTCTATTACGTCTGCTTGCCACTGTTGCTGTTTTATAAAATTGCCACGGCTGATTTCGGCCAGAACTTTAATGCCTCGGTGGTCTTTGCCACCATGGCCTGTGTGTTCATCGGTTTTGTGGTCTCTTATGCCTATGCTGCTTGGCGGCGCTATCCTCCGGAAAAACTGGGGACTTTCGCACAAGGCTCGTTTCGCGGCAATCTGGCCTATATGGGGCTGGCGATTGTCTTCAATGCCCATGGCGATGAAGGTTTGACCCGGGCCAGCGTGCTGATGGGTTTTCTGGTGCCGCTGTACAACCTGCTGGCCGTTTCGGCCCTGCTGTTGCCCCATCGTCATGCCGGTGGGGGGAGAGGATGGCGATTCTGGTCGAAGCAGGTGATTGAAAACCCACTGATCCTGGCGGCCTGTGGTGGCATTGCCTGGAGTTATTTTTCCTTGCCATTGCCCGTTGTGATCGAGCGCGGACTCAATATTGCCACCGGGATGACTTTGCCGCTGGCGTTGTTGTCGCTGGGGGGCGCGTTTTCACTTAACCGTTTGCGTGGTGACCTGGTTTGTGCCGGTATGGCCATGGGCACCAAGTTGTTGTGGATGCCTTTGCTGGCGTATCTGTTGTTGCATTATCTGGGCGTCCAAGGCTTGGATCTGCAGGTTGGGGTTTTATTGTCGGCCGCGCCGACGGCTATGGCCACGTTTATCATGGCTCAGCAGATGAAAGGAGATGCCGAACTGGCTGGATCAATTGTGGTGATGACGACGGCCATGTCATCACTCAGCTACACCTTGATCCTCTTTTTATTGCGAAGTTATTCCTGA
- a CDS encoding 3'-5' exonuclease — translation MQMVQTRQELVVLDFETSGMAPQRGDRAIEVGAVKVFEGRIVDRFESLMNPGFRVSSFIEEFTGITNEELRCAPACEEVMQSFSQFIGGAPLVAHNATFDQRFLKSEFARIGECKPLRFACSMLIARRLYPEAPNHKLGTLVAFKQLPNQGQFHRALADAEMTAHLWMEMEREVCRRCHVERVPFELLRGLGNVPPKKIAEHLEKMLHSQSEALILL, via the coding sequence ATGCAGATGGTCCAAACGCGACAAGAACTGGTAGTTCTCGACTTTGAAACCAGTGGCATGGCACCGCAGCGAGGTGATCGTGCTATTGAAGTCGGCGCGGTGAAGGTCTTTGAGGGGCGGATCGTAGATCGTTTTGAAAGCCTGATGAATCCGGGATTCAGGGTCAGTTCATTTATTGAAGAATTTACCGGAATTACCAATGAGGAATTGCGTTGTGCACCAGCTTGTGAAGAGGTCATGCAGTCTTTTTCACAGTTTATCGGTGGTGCTCCACTTGTCGCCCACAATGCGACCTTCGATCAGCGTTTTCTTAAAAGCGAGTTTGCCCGTATCGGTGAATGTAAACCGTTACGCTTTGCCTGCAGTATGCTGATTGCGCGGCGTCTTTACCCGGAGGCGCCCAATCATAAGCTGGGCACGCTGGTTGCCTTCAAGCAACTTCCGAATCAAGGACAGTTTCACCGCGCTCTGGCCGATGCCGAGATGACTGCTCATCTGTGGATGGAGATGGAGCGGGAGGTGTGCCGTCGCTGCCATGTAGAGCGGGTTCCTTTTGAACTATTGAGAGGTCTTGGCAACGTCCCGCCCAAAAAAATTGCTGAGCATCTTGAAAAGATGCTCCATTCGCAATCGGAAGCACTTATACTTCTGTAA
- a CDS encoding Rdx family protein, whose translation MDARLIPSSGGVFEVTVDGQKIYSKKQTGQFPVEEDLITLLRS comes from the coding sequence GTGGATGCGCGTTTAATCCCTTCCAGTGGCGGTGTGTTTGAAGTGACTGTCGATGGACAAAAAATTTACTCTAAAAAGCAGACGGGGCAATTCCCTGTTGAAGAGGATTTGATTACCTTACTGCGTTCCTGA
- a CDS encoding cold-shock protein has protein sequence MAEGTVKWFNDAKGFGFIEQDNGPDVFVHFSEIKAEGFKSLAEGERVTFEITDGQKGPQAANVVKK, from the coding sequence ATGGCAGAAGGAACAGTTAAGTGGTTTAACGACGCAAAAGGTTTTGGTTTTATTGAGCAGGACAATGGACCTGATGTGTTCGTTCATTTTTCCGAAATTAAGGCTGAAGGCTTCAAGTCTCTCGCAGAAGGTGAGCGTGTCACTTTTGAGATCACTGATGGTCAAAAAGGCCCTCAAGCAGCAAACGTTGTTAAAAAATAA
- a CDS encoding transcription elongation factor GreAB, protein MDKELLLQRIIEKIEQDIELALSAAKAAHEAAIAEETQPDNKYDTLALESSYIAQGHANRAQELKRALDVYKHLELQSFAPYEPFYLTALVGIEYEDGRIRQLFLGPEAGGLKVHCEDEEVVVITPGSPLCGALLGKQVGDVVSAGRATDKEFEIISVC, encoded by the coding sequence ATGGATAAAGAACTTTTATTGCAACGTATTATCGAAAAAATTGAACAAGATATCGAGCTGGCGTTATCCGCAGCAAAAGCAGCCCATGAAGCCGCTATTGCTGAAGAGACGCAGCCGGACAATAAATACGATACGCTCGCCCTTGAATCTTCGTATATCGCACAGGGTCATGCAAACCGTGCCCAGGAGCTGAAAAGGGCTCTTGATGTTTACAAGCATCTTGAACTTCAGAGTTTTGCACCGTATGAACCTTTTTATCTCACAGCTCTGGTTGGTATTGAATATGAAGACGGGCGCATTCGCCAGTTGTTTCTCGGTCCGGAAGCCGGAGGGCTCAAAGTGCACTGTGAAGACGAAGAAGTCGTTGTCATTACACCGGGTTCTCCACTATGCGGTGCCTTGCTCGGCAAGCAGGTGGGTGATGTCGTCAGTGCTGGTAGGGCAACTGACAAGGAATTCGAGATTATTTCAGTGTGTTGA
- a CDS encoding PatB family C-S lyase, whose amino-acid sequence MSHFDFDQVTDRRGSDSLKWGVYSPDILPLWVADMDFLSPPAVLEALHQRVAHGVFGYALATPEVTDSVVNWLQQRYDWTIDPDWLVWLPGLVPGLHAACHAFTEPNQEVITFSPVYPPFLSAPKTCRRPHRDIPLTRDQGRYTFDLQRMDDQLTPKSRLLLLCHPHNPVGRAFDRAELTALAEQCVTHNLIICSDEIHCDLVLNQTRHVPFACLSEEIGERTVTLMSAAKTFNIAGLNCGFAIIRNPTLRRQFTRAAHGMIPHPNALGYAATQAAYTHGEPWRQELLAYLHGNRDYLQQELKQRFPLLTMEPVEATYLAWINVSALEDYRPAFFEQAGLGFSAGEPFGDSRFIRFNFGCPRATLEEALHRLGDALDR is encoded by the coding sequence ATGAGTCACTTTGATTTCGACCAGGTCACGGACCGGCGCGGCAGCGACAGCCTCAAATGGGGCGTGTATTCGCCGGATATTCTGCCGTTGTGGGTCGCGGACATGGACTTCCTCTCTCCGCCTGCGGTGCTGGAAGCGCTGCATCAGCGCGTTGCTCACGGCGTATTCGGTTACGCCCTGGCGACGCCGGAGGTCACGGATAGTGTCGTCAACTGGCTGCAACAGCGCTACGACTGGACCATCGATCCGGACTGGCTGGTGTGGCTGCCGGGGTTGGTGCCGGGACTGCATGCCGCCTGCCACGCTTTTACCGAGCCGAACCAGGAGGTAATCACCTTTTCGCCGGTCTATCCGCCATTTCTCAGCGCGCCCAAGACCTGCCGTCGACCCCATCGCGATATCCCGCTGACCCGCGACCAGGGTCGCTACACCTTCGATTTACAACGCATGGATGACCAGCTGACACCGAAAAGCCGCCTGTTGCTATTGTGCCATCCGCACAATCCGGTGGGCCGTGCCTTTGATCGTGCCGAACTCACGGCTCTTGCCGAGCAGTGCGTCACACACAACCTGATCATCTGTAGCGACGAAATCCACTGCGATCTGGTCCTCAACCAAACCCGTCATGTCCCGTTCGCTTGTCTGAGTGAGGAGATTGGCGAGCGCACCGTCACTCTGATGTCGGCGGCCAAAACCTTCAACATCGCCGGACTCAACTGCGGTTTCGCCATCATCCGCAACCCAACCCTGCGCCGTCAGTTCACCAGAGCCGCCCACGGTATGATTCCCCACCCCAATGCTCTCGGCTATGCCGCCACCCAGGCCGCCTACACCCACGGCGAACCCTGGCGGCAAGAACTGCTGGCCTACCTGCACGGCAACCGTGATTATCTGCAACAGGAGCTGAAGCAGCGCTTTCCCCTGCTAACAATGGAGCCGGTGGAAGCGACCTATCTGGCGTGGATTAACGTCAGTGCCTTGGAGGATTACCGGCCAGCATTCTTTGAGCAGGCAGGATTGGGGTTTTCCGCCGGGGAGCCATTTGGGGATTCTCGTTTCATTCGCTTTAATTTTGGCTGTCCGCGGGCGACGCTGGAAGAGGCATTGCATCGGCTTGGTGACGCTCTGGATAGGTAA
- a CDS encoding phospholipase A — protein sequence MSFLKSLFLSIFMLAVTVLSASALEEPLTAGQRDLLNAVNNGEYDHLTVGELRELLQKQQMVEACAPDCEKYVDDDSSSVVEQRLSSEQIATFLPFSIVPHKRNYLLPVTYNTHVNSEPFKVDDEDVDRVEVKFQFSFKVPIWQDVLGRADLWAAYTNLSFWQAYNSTHSSPFRETNHEPELFLTVENDTQLFGLTNSLILFGINHQSNGQSGSLSRSWNRLYMNFILDRGDFVLSFKPWYRIEEDREDDDNPDIDRYLGYGELKLGYKWDRHLFSILLRNNLRQENNKGAVQFDWTFPLTSHLKGYVQYFNGYGESLIDYDASSNRVGFGVVLTDLF from the coding sequence GTGTCTTTTTTGAAAAGTCTGTTTCTGAGCATTTTTATGTTGGCTGTGACAGTGCTGTCAGCTTCAGCACTTGAAGAGCCTTTGACTGCAGGGCAACGAGATCTTTTGAATGCCGTCAATAATGGCGAGTATGATCATCTGACCGTCGGTGAGTTACGCGAATTGCTGCAAAAGCAGCAGATGGTCGAGGCATGTGCTCCTGACTGTGAAAAATATGTCGATGATGACTCGTCTTCAGTCGTTGAGCAGCGGCTTAGTAGTGAACAGATTGCAACGTTTCTGCCATTTTCCATTGTTCCTCATAAACGCAATTATCTTCTACCGGTGACTTATAATACGCATGTCAATTCTGAACCCTTTAAGGTTGATGATGAAGATGTGGACCGTGTCGAAGTGAAGTTCCAATTCAGTTTTAAAGTTCCCATCTGGCAAGATGTTCTTGGGCGTGCTGATCTGTGGGCTGCTTATACCAACCTGTCTTTCTGGCAGGCCTATAATTCAACCCATTCAAGCCCGTTTCGGGAGACAAACCATGAGCCGGAACTCTTTTTGACCGTTGAAAATGATACGCAACTGTTCGGATTAACCAATTCGTTGATTTTGTTTGGTATCAATCATCAATCAAACGGTCAGAGTGGTTCGTTGTCCCGCAGCTGGAACCGGCTTTATATGAACTTTATTTTGGATCGAGGGGATTTTGTTCTGAGTTTCAAACCCTGGTATCGTATCGAAGAGGACCGCGAAGATGACGACAATCCGGATATTGACCGTTATCTGGGCTATGGTGAGCTCAAACTGGGCTACAAATGGGATCGTCATCTTTTTTCCATTCTGTTGCGTAACAATCTGCGCCAGGAAAACAATAAAGGAGCAGTACAGTTTGACTGGACATTCCCTCTAACGTCGCACCTTAAAGGCTATGTTCAGTATTTTAACGGTTATGGTGAAAGTCTTATCGATTACGATGCCTCTTCAAACCGAGTCGGTTTTGGTGTTGTGTTGACCGATCTCTTTTAG
- a CDS encoding SprT-like domain-containing protein, which yields MTVYDFANRHGLWHRIEQAVAVLVPDGQTFLERIRSVPVKASKATRSLGCYYSRGSEPRCIRLQFVQEPDALRQTFLHEVAHLCDHLLTFQGKMYRGGHGKNWQHWAKSFKISSERCGHSPAVAKLHQERLKVVAVCERCQQPIYRQRRLPSRRQYLHAGCGGRLRPV from the coding sequence ATGACTGTTTATGATTTTGCCAACCGCCATGGCTTATGGCACAGGATTGAACAGGCTGTGGCTGTGTTGGTCCCTGATGGACAAACGTTTTTAGAGCGCATTCGCTCCGTGCCTGTTAAGGCCAGTAAGGCGACCCGTTCTCTTGGCTGTTATTATTCTCGAGGGAGTGAGCCGCGCTGTATCCGTTTGCAGTTCGTTCAAGAGCCTGATGCCCTACGGCAGACGTTTTTACATGAAGTTGCCCATCTGTGTGATCATCTTCTGACTTTTCAAGGAAAGATGTATCGGGGTGGGCATGGCAAGAATTGGCAACACTGGGCTAAGTCCTTCAAAATTTCTTCAGAGCGTTGTGGCCACAGTCCGGCTGTGGCAAAACTTCATCAGGAGAGGCTCAAAGTGGTTGCGGTATGCGAACGTTGCCAACAGCCGATCTATCGTCAGCGTCGCTTGCCGTCGCGACGGCAATACCTTCATGCCGGATGTGGTGGGCGTCTCCGTCCTGTTTAG
- the ovoA gene encoding 5-histidylcysteine sulfoxide synthase, translating to MPTLTGDDAEAKRRELLDYFRKTYAIDEALYDTLRYEESFYRRADPLRHPLIFYYGHTAAFYVNKLVVARLIDQRIQPRFESIFAIGVDEMSWDDLDETHYDWPSVAEVETYRRQVKELVESLITTLPLELPITWESPWWALIMGMEHQRIHLETSSVLIRHLPLELLRDHPLWQAEGDQGDAPANTLLPVAGGEVTVGRPQDSRYYGWDSEYGAQASTLEPFAISRYLVSNGEYRAFVEDNAYSEQRWWNDEGWRWRHYEQATMPRFWRLTDEGYVLRTLLEERPMPWNWPVEVNFLEAKAFCNWLAAQSGQALRLPSEAEWLHWHDQVNPGYSHADQTTPANINLAQAASCCPVDRFTWNGFGDVIGNVWQWTETAVDSLPGFRIHPYYDDFSTPTFDSRHNVIKGGSWISTGNEATREARYAFRRHFYQHAGFRYVASDQPLSKPVPSKESDPQIARLCHDHYGTTAPNFMQNLAKLAIAAVGNTSRRRALQVGCEAGRCTFELATAFDEVIGVDLSANIIRRAVEMVEHGHTGYQLSEEGELISHHEVSLAELDLTAVAPKVTFLQADPCNLKPQYHGFDLIVVSQILERLYDPRRFLATLAQRLTPGGVVVIATSYDWDDQRTAPDKRIGGQRIDGEPVTGPLALAACLEPQFDFVKRHTLSRKLHRHRYSALWQQSEVTLWRKREDGE from the coding sequence ATGCCGACATTGACCGGCGACGATGCTGAAGCCAAACGCCGGGAACTGCTCGATTATTTCCGTAAGACTTATGCGATTGACGAGGCGTTGTACGACACGTTGCGTTATGAAGAGAGTTTTTACCGCCGCGCCGATCCGCTGCGTCATCCGCTGATTTTCTACTACGGCCACACCGCCGCCTTTTACGTCAACAAGCTGGTGGTAGCGCGGTTGATCGATCAGCGCATCCAGCCCCGCTTTGAATCGATCTTCGCCATCGGTGTCGACGAGATGTCGTGGGACGATTTGGATGAAACCCATTACGACTGGCCGAGCGTCGCCGAGGTGGAGACGTATCGCCGGCAAGTCAAGGAGCTGGTCGAGTCACTGATCACCACCCTGCCCCTGGAACTGCCCATTACCTGGGAAAGTCCCTGGTGGGCGCTGATCATGGGCATGGAGCATCAGCGCATCCATCTCGAGACCTCGTCGGTACTGATCCGCCACCTGCCGCTGGAGCTGCTGCGCGATCATCCGTTATGGCAGGCGGAGGGCGATCAGGGGGACGCGCCAGCCAATACCCTGCTGCCGGTGGCTGGCGGTGAGGTAACGGTCGGTCGACCACAGGATTCACGCTATTACGGCTGGGACAGCGAATACGGCGCGCAGGCCTCTACGCTTGAACCGTTTGCCATCAGCCGCTATCTGGTCAGCAATGGCGAATACCGCGCCTTTGTTGAAGACAACGCTTACAGCGAGCAACGCTGGTGGAATGATGAAGGCTGGCGCTGGCGGCACTATGAACAGGCCACCATGCCCCGCTTCTGGCGGCTGACGGACGAGGGCTATGTGCTGCGCACCCTGCTTGAAGAACGGCCGATGCCGTGGAACTGGCCGGTGGAGGTCAATTTTCTTGAAGCCAAGGCGTTCTGCAACTGGCTGGCGGCACAAAGCGGACAAGCGCTGCGCCTGCCCAGCGAGGCGGAATGGCTGCACTGGCACGACCAGGTCAATCCAGGCTACTCTCATGCCGACCAGACAACCCCAGCCAACATCAACTTGGCGCAGGCTGCCTCCTGTTGTCCGGTGGATCGCTTTACCTGGAATGGCTTTGGCGATGTCATCGGCAATGTCTGGCAATGGACCGAAACCGCCGTCGACAGCCTGCCCGGCTTCCGCATTCATCCCTACTACGATGATTTTTCCACGCCGACCTTTGACAGTCGGCACAACGTCATCAAAGGCGGCTCGTGGATTTCCACCGGCAATGAGGCGACCCGCGAAGCCCGCTACGCCTTTCGCCGTCACTTTTATCAACACGCCGGATTCCGCTATGTGGCGTCGGATCAGCCGCTGAGCAAACCGGTGCCGAGCAAGGAAAGTGACCCACAGATTGCCCGATTGTGCCATGATCACTACGGCACCACAGCGCCTAATTTCATGCAGAATCTGGCAAAGCTGGCCATCGCTGCCGTCGGCAACACCTCGCGTCGGCGTGCCCTGCAGGTCGGCTGCGAAGCCGGGCGCTGCACCTTTGAACTGGCCACAGCCTTTGACGAGGTGATCGGCGTCGACCTGTCCGCCAACATCATCCGCCGCGCCGTGGAGATGGTCGAGCACGGTCACACCGGCTACCAGTTAAGTGAAGAAGGGGAACTGATCTCCCACCACGAAGTTAGTCTCGCCGAGCTGGACCTGACCGCCGTAGCACCGAAAGTCACCTTTCTCCAGGCCGATCCGTGCAACCTGAAACCACAGTACCACGGCTTCGATTTGATCGTCGTCAGCCAGATTCTCGAACGGCTCTACGATCCGCGCAGATTCCTCGCCACTCTGGCGCAGCGGCTCACTCCGGGCGGCGTGGTGGTGATCGCCACCAGTTACGACTGGGATGATCAGCGCACCGCGCCCGACAAGCGCATCGGCGGCCAGCGCATTGACGGCGAGCCGGTCACAGGGCCGCTAGCGCTGGCTGCGTGTTTGGAACCGCAGTTTGACTTTGTAAAACGCCACACCTTGAGTCGCAAACTCCATCGCCACCGCTACAGTGCCCTGTGGCAGCAAAGCGAGGTCACTCTGTGGCGTAAACGGGAGGATGGCGAATGA
- a CDS encoding OmpA family protein codes for MQKQIRRIALIGIIVLLAGCAQPMSRTQKGAGIGAATGALAGALIGQAAGGDTESTLIGAGIGAAVGAGTGAGIGYYMDQQEQAMRDALASVEGVKIDRDGNILYVTFRSDNQFDIGSFTLRGSAQQDISRLAAILTQYHKTTILVAGHTDNTGSEEYNQGLSERRAMAVRNILVAGGVASSRVTTVGFGESAPIADNATEYGRQLNRRVALKITPL; via the coding sequence ATGCAGAAACAAATCAGACGAATTGCCTTGATAGGCATTATTGTGTTACTGGCAGGATGTGCTCAGCCGATGTCCCGTACCCAGAAAGGGGCTGGAATCGGTGCTGCGACAGGTGCTTTAGCGGGTGCATTGATTGGCCAGGCAGCCGGGGGGGATACTGAATCCACCTTGATTGGTGCCGGAATCGGTGCTGCCGTTGGTGCCGGCACCGGTGCCGGAATTGGTTATTATATGGACCAGCAGGAACAGGCGATGCGCGACGCTTTGGCTTCTGTTGAAGGGGTAAAGATTGATCGCGACGGGAATATCCTCTATGTCACGTTTCGTTCGGACAACCAGTTCGATATCGGTTCATTTACGTTAAGGGGGAGTGCTCAGCAGGATATTTCTCGATTGGCAGCCATTCTCACGCAATACCATAAAACGACAATCCTGGTTGCGGGCCATACTGATAACACCGGCAGTGAAGAATACAATCAGGGCCTGTCAGAACGCCGTGCCATGGCTGTGCGTAATATTCTTGTTGCCGGAGGTGTCGCTTCGTCCCGTGTCACCACGGTTGGCTTTGGAGAGAGTGCGCCAATTGCCGACAACGCCACCGAATATGGTCGTCAGCTCAACAGACGGGTTGCGCTGAAAATCACGCCTCTTTGA
- a CDS encoding FKBP-type peptidyl-prolyl cis-trans isomerase — MRKAQKGDRVSFHFTARLDDGTVIDSTYDPAECEEDTEPSGPMELNIGEGLFFTKVEQALIGMSEQEIKEVTIPQEDAFGPYDPEQVFIVYRDQIPADFEAEEGDLLELGAEDNEEMEVVKVLAINGDEITLDGNHPYAGQRLHCEIKLEKILG; from the coding sequence ATGAGAAAGGCTCAAAAGGGAGACCGCGTTTCGTTTCATTTCACAGCACGGCTAGATGATGGGACAGTGATTGATTCCACCTATGATCCTGCGGAATGTGAAGAGGACACCGAACCAAGTGGTCCGATGGAACTAAATATTGGTGAAGGTCTATTTTTCACCAAGGTAGAACAAGCGCTGATCGGCATGTCAGAACAGGAAATCAAAGAGGTCACAATCCCGCAAGAGGATGCATTCGGGCCTTATGATCCGGAACAGGTTTTTATTGTTTATCGCGATCAGATTCCTGCTGACTTTGAGGCGGAAGAAGGTGACCTTCTCGAGCTGGGAGCGGAAGACAATGAAGAGATGGAAGTAGTCAAGGTCCTCGCCATCAACGGAGACGAGATCACACTTGACGGCAATCACCCCTACGCCGGGCAGCGGCTTCATTGTGAAATCAAATTGGAAAAAATCCTCGGCTAA